One Coffea arabica cultivar ET-39 chromosome 5e, Coffea Arabica ET-39 HiFi, whole genome shotgun sequence DNA segment encodes these proteins:
- the LOC113743800 gene encoding glucose-6-phosphate/phosphate translocator 2, chloroplastic: MAMSIGQSYTASTSFDHPLQNQFSSSKPYLSPFFSKQIALRKCDKINLLSRKPLYISAVSNFGYIDESKETSKPRESLVQCNAYEARRSQPIPISIEFDEEAQQAAAQKLKIGIYFATWWSLNVIFNIYNKKVLNAFPFPWLTSTLSLAAGSLLMLVSWATRIAEAPKTDFEFWKTLFPVAVAHTIGHVAATVSMSKVAVSFTHIIKSGEPAFSVLVSRFLLGEAFPLPVYLSLLPIIGGCALSAATELNFNMTGFMGAMVSNLAFVFRNIFSKKGMNGKSVGGMNYYACLSMLSLLILTPFAIAVEGPQVWAIGWQKAVSQIGPNFIWWVVAQSVFYYLYNQVSYMSLNEISPLTFSIGNTMKRISVIVSSIIIFHTPVQPVNALGAAIAILGTFLYSQAKQ; this comes from the exons ATGGCAATGTCAATTGGACAATCCTATACAGCTTCTACATCATTTGATCATCCATTACAAAACCAGTTTTCAAGTTCAAAGCCATATttatcaccatttttctccaaGCAGATTGCACTCAGAAAATGTGACAAAATTAATCTTTTGTCCAGGAAGCCTTTGTACATTTCTGCAGTGAGTAATTTTGGATACATTGATGAATCGAAGGAAACATCAAAACCCCGCGAATCTTTAGTCCAGTGCAATGCCTACGAAGCTCGTCGATCGCAGCCAATACCGATTAGCATTGAATTTGACGAAGAAGCTCAACAGGCTGCAGCGCAGAAGCTTAAGATTGGCATCTATTTTGCTACATGGTGGAGCCTGAATGTGATTTTCAATATCTACAACAAGAAGGTCCTCAATGCCTTTCCATTTCCTTGGCTCACTTCAACTCTGTCCTTAGCAGCTGGCTCTTTGTTGATGTTAGTTTCATGGGCTACAAGAATTGCTGAAGCACCAAAGACTGATTTTGAGTTCTGGAAAACTCTGTTTCCT GTTGCTGTTGCACATACAATTGGGCATGTTGCAGCAACAGTAAGTATGTCAAAAGTGGCAGTTTCATTCACTCATATCATCAAGAGCGGTGAGCCAGCTTTCAGtgttttggtttcaagatttcTACTAGGAGAAGCTTTTCCTCTGCCAGTATACCTATCACTTCTGCCAATTATCGGAGGTTGTGCACTTTCTGCAGCCACTGAACTCAATTTCAATATGACTG GTTTTATGGGGGCTATGGTATCAAATTTGGCATTTGTGTTCAGAAACATCTTTTCAAAGAAAGGCATGAATGGGAAATCTGTTGGAGGAATGAACTACTATGCTTGTCTTTCAATGCTATCTCTATTGATTCTGACCCCTTTTGCGATAGCTGTGGAGGGTCCTCAGGTTTGGGCAATTGGATGGCAGAAAGCAGTCTCCCAAATTGGACCTAATTTCATATG GTGGGTAGTAGCTCAGAGTGTCTTCTACTACCTCTACAATCAAGTCTCTTACATGTCCTTAAACGAGATTTCTCCGCTAACATTCAGTATTGGGAACACCATGAAGAGGATATCAGTTATAGTCTCTTCAATTATCATCTTCCATACACCTGTTCAGCCAGTTAATGCCCTTGGAGCAGCCATTGCAATTCTTGGAACATTCCTCTACTCACAG GCAAAGCAATAA
- the LOC113687479 gene encoding homeobox-leucine zipper protein PROTODERMAL FACTOR 2-like, which yields MPSTIGKRPLTIEGSKNVEPFASSPAILLGQASPKEVEAPSIYMVSNASEDHIPNEELEHKSDSETQDDNPVEGPSCSTRKRRRYHRHSHHQIHKLESFFKVWPHPDDKQRKQLGLDLGLQPLQVKFWFQNKRTQMKTHLERAENARLKVENDKLRAENVKCKEVLSRACCLTCDDAQATADVSLDDNQLRVENSKLKEKIANLTGLIARYVGNKHYADNTSALSSAIPSSSTEPQWVASLRGGQQDITQEFALDEALFKSLARPIGIDKPKAIEVVISAMEELIRMAEIEFPLWVSTADNRSYSLNEDAYYNLFPTAIGLKPVGFKVEASKGSDVVLMNHMNLVEVFMDMNKWLAVFASIISRALVIEVLSAGPEPGNFDGTLQMMTAEYQILTPTVPTRESIFLRYCKQLGEGTWGIVDVSFDNLLCLDPLVKCRRRPSGCIIQEMPNSCSKITWVEHVHVQDEGVHYLGKPFVESGLAFGAQRWVSVLARQCERLASALVTNFSPNDINDTVLISPEGRKNILRLSEKMVLRFCAGVTSSTAHAWLNLSESGNDQIRIMTQRRENDLGEPSGVVLSATTSFWLPVSHKFVFDFLRDESTRTQWDILFNCEDIIEILHISNGNEVGNCISLLRGTNSNLGSLLMLQECGTHQTGSYIVYAPIDNGTVDMLLDGASSDHVTLLPSGFTIYPSGPTPKSIHVDAISGAARDAGSLLTIAFQILVNPVPNANIPATSIPSISNLIEYTSHKIRAALALRGA from the exons ATGCCTTCAACAATTGGAAAACGTCCGTTGACAATTGAAGGGTCCAAGAACGTGGAACCATTTGCATCTTCTCCTGCGATTTTGCTTGGACAG GCTAGTCCCAAGGAGGTTGAGGCTCCTTCAATATACATGGTTTCAAATGCTTCCGAGGATCACATTCCAAACGAGGAACTTGAACACAAATCCGATAGTGAGACACAAGATGACAACCCTGTGGAGGGTCCAAGCTGCAGTACTCGTAAGAGAAGACGTTACCATCGCCATTCACACCATCAAATTCATAAATTGGAATC GTTCTTCAAGGTGTGGCCTCACCCCGATGACAAACAAAGGAAACAACTTGGTCTTGATTTAGGATTGCAGCCATTGCAGGTGAAGTTTTGGTTCCAGAACAAGCGTACTCAAATGAAG ACACATCTTGAGCGTGCCGAAAATGCACGTCTTAAAGTGGAAAATGATAAGCTTCGTGCTGAAAACGTTAAGTGCAAAGAAGTTCTTTCCAGGGCTTGCTGTCTCACGTGTGATGATGCTCAAGCAACAGCTGATGTTTCCCTTGATGACAATCAATTGAGAGTAGAGAATTCTAAACTCAAAGAAAAG ATTGCGAACCTAACAGGTCTAATTGCAAGATATGTCGGCAATAAGCACTATGCCGACAATACTTCTGCTTTGTCATCAGCTATTCCTAGCAGCTCCACTGAGCCTCAATGGGTAGCATCACTCAGAGGAGGGCAACAAGATATTACTCAGGAATTCGCTCTTGATGAAGCCTTATTCAAGTCATTGGCCAGACCAATTGGTATTGATAAACCTAAAGCAATTGAAGTTGTGATTTCTGCAATGGAGGAGCTCATAAGAATGGCCGAAATCGAATTTCCTTTGTGGGTTTCGACCGCCGATAATAGGAGCTATTCCCTGAATGAAGATGCGTACTACAACTTGTTCCCTACAGCGATCGGTCTGAAACCAGTTGGATTCAAAGTTGAAGCATCAAAAGGAAGCGATGTGGTTTTGATGAATCATATGAATCTTGTTGAAGTTTTTATGGATATG AATAAATGGCTAGCTGTATTTGCAAGCATAATTTCAAGGGCTTTAGTCATAGAGGTTTTATCAGCAGGGCCTGAGCCTGGAAATTTCGATGGAACCCTGCAAATG ATGACTGCAGAGTATCAAATCCTCACACCAACGGTTCCAACGAGGGAGAGCATTTTCTTGAGATACTGTAAACAATTAGGTGAAGGTACATGGGGGATCGTTGATGTTTCGTTTGACAATTTACTTTGTTTGGATCCATTAGTCAAATGCAGAAGGCGGCCATCAGGATGTATAATCCAAGAAATGCCAAATAGCTGCTCAAAG ATCACATGGGTTGAACATGTACATGTTCAAGATGAAGGTGTTCATTATTTAGGAAAGCCCTTTGTTGAATCAGGTCTTGCATTTGGAGCTCAACGTTGGGTTTCAGTCTTAGCTAGACAATGTGAACGTCTTGCAAGTGCACTGGTGACAAATTTCTCTCCTAATGACATCAATGATACTG TGCTAATAAGTCCAGAGGGAAGAAAGAACATCCTGAGACTATCTGAAAAAATGGTGCTCCGATTTTGTGCTGGAGTAACTTCTTCGACTGCACATGCATGGCTGAATTTATCTGAAAGTGGAAATGACCAGATAAGAATTATGACACAGAGGAGAGAAAATGATCTGGGGGAGCCCTCTGGTGTTGTGTTAAGTGCTACAACTTCTTTCTGGCTTCCAGTTTCTCACAAATTTGTGTTCGATTTCTTACGTGACGAGAGTACCCGAACTCAG TGGGATATCCTCTTTAATTGcgaagatattatagaaatcCTGCACATCTCTAATGGTAACGAAGTTGGCAATTGTATCTCCTTGTTGCGG GGTACAAATTCAAACCTTGGCAGCTTGCTGATGTTACAAGAATGTGGTACTCATCAAACAGGATCTTATATTGTCTATGCCCCTATTGACAATGGCACAGTGGATATGTTATTAGATGGTGCAAGCTCCGATCATGTAACACTTCTTCCTTCTGGATTCACCATATATCCCAGTGGACCTACACCTAAATCAATTCATGTTGATGCCATTTCTGGAGCTGCTCGAGATGCTGGATCTCTCCTCACTATTGCTTTTCAGATTTTGGTTAATCCCGTCCCAAATGCAAACATTCCTGCAACATCAATTCCCAGCATCAGCAATCTCATTGAGTATACATCTCACAAGATAAGAGCTGCTTTGGCTCTCCGTGGTGCCTAA